In Arachis hypogaea cultivar Tifrunner chromosome 2, arahy.Tifrunner.gnm2.J5K5, whole genome shotgun sequence, a genomic segment contains:
- the LOC112724236 gene encoding probable methyltransferase PMT1: MRLKLDLSLMEHYERHCPPQERRFNCLIPPPRGYKVPIKWPQSRDEVWKVNIPHTHLAHEKSDQNWMIVKGQKIVFPGGGTHFHHGADKYIAHMANMLNFSNDNLNNDGNLRTILDVGCGVASFGGYLLGSNIIAMSLAPNDVHQNQIQFALERGIPAYLAVLGTKRLPYPSRSFELAHCSRCRIDWLQRDGILLLELDRLLRPGGYFAYSSPEAYAQDEEDLRIWREMSALVGRMCWKIAAKKDQTVIWQKPLTNDCYMEREPDTHPPLCQSDDDPNAVWGVNMEACITPYSEHDNRAKGSELAPWPERLTSPPPRLADLGYSSDMFEKDMETWQRRVDHYWSLFGPKVTSNTIRNVMDMKASMGSFAAALRSKDVWVMNVVPHDGPSTLRIVYDRGLIGSTHDWCEAFSTYPRTYDLLHAWTVFSDLEKRDCSPEDLLIEMDRMLRPTGFIIIHDKQLVIDFVKKYLTALHWEAIATSESNSDDGNEVILVIQKKLWLTTGSVDTDQ; the protein is encoded by the exons ATGAGATTGAAATTGGACCTTTCTTTGATGGAACACTATGAGAGACATTGTCCTCCCCAAGAAAGGCGATTTAATTGTTTGATTCCACCTCCACGTGGATACAAG GTTCCAATTAAGTGGCCACAGAGTAGAGATGAGGTTTGGAAAGTAAATATACCACATACTCACCTTGCACATGAGAAATCTGACCAGAATTGGATGATTGTAAAAGGTCAAAAGATAGTGTTTCCGGGAGGAGGAACTCATTTTCATCATGGAGCTGATAAGTACATTGCACATATGGCAAAT ATGCTCAACTTTTCAAATGACAATCTCAATAACGATGGGAATCTACGCACAATTCTTGATGTTGGTTGTGGTGTTGCAAGTTTTGGCGGTTATCTTCTAGGATCTAACATCATTGCAATGTCATTGGCACCCAACGACGTacatcaaaatcaaattcaatttgCCTTAGAAAGAGGAATACCTGCCTATCTTGCTGTCCTAGGAACAAAGAGGCTCCCTTACCCAAGCAGATCTTTCGAACTGGCGCATTGTTCGCGCTGTCGAATCGATTGGCTCCAAAGAGACGGAATACTACTTCTTGAGCTGGATCGGTTGCTTAGGCCAGGAGGCTATTTTGCATACTCTTCTCCAGAAGCATATGCTCAAGATGAAGAGGACTTGAGGATATGGAGGGAAATGAGTGCCCTTGTAGGACGTATGTGTTGGAAGATTGCTGCAAAGAAGGACCAAACTGTCATTTGGCAAAAACCTTTGACGAATGATTGTTATATGGAAAGGGAACCTGATACCCATCCTCCTTTGTGCCAGTCAGATGATGACCCAAATGCAGTTTGGGGTGTTAATATGGAAGCTTGCATAACACCTTACTCTGAAC ATGACAACAGAGCCAAAGGTAGTGAATTAGCTCCATGGCCTGAAAGATTAACCAGTCCCCCTCCTAGGTTAGCTGATTTGGGCTATTCCAGTGACATGTTTGAAAAGGACATG GAAACATGGCAAAGAAGAGTTGATCATTACTGGAGTCTTTTTGGTCCAAAAGTCACATCAAACACTATAAGGAATGTGATGGATATGAAAGCAAGCATGGGTTCCTTTGCCGCTGCTCTTAGAAGCAAGGATGTTTGGGTGATGAATGTTGTACCCCATGATGGACCAAGCACTCTTAGGATTGTATATGACAGGGGTCTCATAGGATCTACCCATGACTG GTGTGAAGCATTTTCAACATACCCTCGGACTTATGATTTACTTCATGCTTGGACGGTGTTCTCTGATTTGGAGAAGCGAGATTGCAGTCCAGAGGATCTTTTAATCGAGATGGACCGCATGCTTCGACCAACCGGTTTTATTATCATCCACGATAAACAACTTGTGATTGATTTTGTGAAGAAGTACCTTACAGCATTACACTGGGAAGCAATTGCAACTTCAGAATCCAACTCTGACGATGGCAACGAAGTAATTCTCGTTATCCAAAAGAAATTATGGTTGACAACTGGGAGTGTTGATACAGATCAATAG